Proteins encoded within one genomic window of Williamwhitmania sp.:
- a CDS encoding 2-oxoglutarate dehydrogenase E1 component — translation MDKFSFVGNSEIEAIDELYQRYRSNPESVDESWRSFFKGFELARTTYGDHPSGEFDKEFKVLNLIDSYRKRGHLFTQTNPVRKRRTYSPTLDIDNFGLSSEDLDTVFQAGKTIGIGSASLRQIVSHLEQTYCASVGVEYTYIRKPDVVEWLRYKMESTQNLTKYSPEERKHVYWHLVHAVGFEQFIHKKFVGQKRFSLEGAEALVPALDAVIEHGAELGIQEFIIGMPHRGRLNILNNILRKPAEKLFAEFMGERYDENIALGDVKYHLGYDNKITTDKGKEVFLSMLPNPSHLEMVGPVAEGIARARIDHRYGKDFNKVAPIIIHGDAAMAGQGVVYETIQMSHLKGYTTGGTIHLVINNQVGFTTNYLDARSSTYCTDVAKVTQSPVFHVNGDDPEALIHTIKLAVEYRQTFHTDVFIDILCYRKYGHNEGDEPRFTQPTLYDAIAKHLNPRDIYANFLMKEGIINADEAKLIQKEYDDDLDAKLELAKTFKKVTIKHFLEEDWKGFRHSVATDFNTSPTTGVPLKTLHALFSKINTLPDGKPFFKKLAKLLDDRKQMVENNKLDWAIGELLAYASIAAEGHPVRLSGQDSERGTFSHRHAAFNVEDSDEKYFPLQHIADNQAPVHVYNSHLSEYGVMGFEYGYALGSPNGLTIWEAQFGDFYNVAQPIIDQYISSAEDKWGLLNGLTLLLPHGYEGQGPEHSSARLERFLTLCAHNNMQVVNPTTPANMFHLLRRQVKREFTLPLVVLTPKSLLRHPKCVSTMHDLSTGAFQEVINDPNTDPESVLRVVLCSGKIYYDLLARKEQHEARDIAIIRIEQLYPFPKEQVLNALASYPNAIQYLWVQEEPENMGAWNFVNSQLPRLEIKPVTRQASGSPAVGLSKLHFLEQEEIIGKVFRKCDCELKNKYCGLQCKVGSARKNVKVERDVIFEKE, via the coding sequence ATGGATAAATTTTCATTTGTAGGCAATTCTGAAATTGAAGCCATTGATGAGCTTTACCAGCGCTACCGTTCCAACCCAGAAAGCGTGGACGAGAGTTGGCGCTCCTTTTTTAAGGGGTTTGAGCTAGCTCGCACCACCTACGGCGACCATCCTTCGGGTGAATTCGACAAGGAGTTCAAGGTGCTCAACCTCATCGATAGCTACCGCAAGAGGGGACATCTTTTCACCCAAACCAACCCGGTAAGAAAAAGAAGGACCTACTCTCCTACCCTCGATATCGACAACTTTGGCTTATCTAGCGAAGACCTCGATACCGTTTTTCAGGCAGGCAAAACCATCGGCATTGGTTCTGCCTCACTACGTCAAATTGTTAGCCATCTAGAGCAGACCTACTGTGCATCGGTTGGTGTGGAGTATACCTACATCCGCAAACCTGATGTTGTGGAGTGGCTGCGGTATAAAATGGAGTCTACCCAAAACCTAACCAAGTATTCTCCGGAAGAGCGCAAGCATGTGTACTGGCACCTAGTTCATGCCGTTGGATTCGAGCAATTTATCCACAAAAAATTTGTGGGACAGAAACGATTTTCACTCGAAGGTGCCGAAGCGCTGGTTCCAGCGCTCGATGCCGTTATCGAACATGGTGCAGAGCTGGGTATACAGGAGTTCATTATCGGCATGCCACACAGGGGTAGACTAAACATTCTTAACAATATACTCCGAAAACCGGCAGAAAAGCTATTTGCTGAATTTATGGGGGAGCGATACGACGAGAACATTGCCCTCGGCGATGTGAAATACCACCTCGGCTACGACAACAAAATCACCACCGATAAGGGAAAAGAAGTTTTCCTGAGCATGCTGCCCAACCCGTCGCACTTGGAGATGGTTGGTCCGGTGGCAGAAGGAATTGCCCGTGCCCGAATCGACCACCGCTACGGCAAAGACTTTAACAAGGTTGCCCCCATCATTATTCATGGTGATGCAGCTATGGCAGGTCAAGGTGTGGTGTACGAAACCATTCAAATGAGCCATTTAAAAGGCTACACAACTGGTGGCACCATCCATCTGGTAATCAACAATCAGGTGGGCTTTACCACCAACTACCTCGATGCACGCAGCAGCACCTACTGCACCGATGTAGCCAAGGTAACCCAGTCGCCAGTTTTTCACGTTAACGGCGACGATCCCGAAGCGCTTATCCATACAATAAAACTAGCGGTTGAATACAGACAAACATTCCACACCGATGTATTTATCGACATTCTCTGCTACCGGAAGTATGGCCACAACGAGGGTGACGAACCTCGTTTTACCCAGCCTACGCTCTACGACGCCATTGCCAAGCATCTCAACCCTCGCGATATCTACGCTAACTTTCTAATGAAGGAGGGCATTATAAATGCCGATGAAGCGAAGCTGATTCAAAAGGAGTATGATGACGATTTGGACGCCAAGTTGGAGTTGGCAAAAACATTCAAGAAGGTTACAATTAAGCATTTTCTGGAGGAAGATTGGAAAGGATTCCGGCACTCCGTTGCCACCGACTTCAACACCTCTCCCACCACCGGTGTTCCGTTAAAAACCCTTCATGCACTTTTCAGCAAAATAAACACGCTGCCCGATGGCAAGCCATTCTTTAAAAAATTGGCCAAGTTGCTGGACGACCGCAAGCAGATGGTGGAAAATAACAAGCTCGACTGGGCCATTGGAGAGCTGCTGGCCTATGCCAGCATCGCAGCCGAAGGACACCCCGTTCGTCTCAGCGGTCAGGACTCCGAGCGAGGAACGTTTTCCCACCGCCATGCCGCCTTCAACGTGGAGGACTCCGATGAGAAATACTTTCCCCTACAGCATATCGCCGACAACCAAGCGCCAGTGCACGTATACAACTCACACCTCTCCGAATATGGAGTAATGGGATTTGAGTATGGCTATGCACTAGGCTCTCCCAACGGTCTTACCATCTGGGAGGCACAGTTTGGCGATTTCTATAACGTGGCACAGCCAATTATCGACCAGTATATTAGCTCGGCAGAAGATAAGTGGGGGCTCCTCAACGGGCTTACCTTACTATTGCCCCACGGCTACGAAGGACAAGGACCGGAGCACTCCAGCGCAAGACTCGAGCGATTCTTAACCCTCTGTGCTCACAACAACATGCAGGTGGTGAATCCAACCACTCCTGCCAATATGTTCCACCTTCTCCGCCGACAGGTGAAGCGTGAGTTTACGCTACCACTGGTGGTGCTAACGCCCAAGAGCCTGCTCCGACATCCCAAGTGCGTGTCTACCATGCACGACCTTAGCACTGGAGCATTTCAGGAGGTAATTAACGACCCCAACACCGACCCAGAATCCGTGCTTCGCGTGGTCCTCTGCTCCGGCAAAATATACTACGATCTGCTTGCCCGTAAGGAACAGCACGAAGCTCGTGACATTGCAATTATAAGGATTGAACAGCTATACCCATTCCCAAAGGAGCAGGTGCTAAATGCGCTCGCCAGCTACCCCAACGCCATACAGTATTTGTGGGTTCAGGAGGAGCCGGAAAACATGGGTGCTTGGAACTTTGTAAATAGCCAACTGCCTAGGCTAGAAATAAAACCGGTGACCCGACAAGCCAGCGGTAGTCCGGCTGTAGGGCTGAGCAAGCTGCATTTTCTGGAGCAGGAGGAGATCATTGGAAAGGTTTTCCGAAAATGCGATTGCGAACTCAAGAACAAGTATTGCGGCTTGCAGTGCAAGGTTGGCAGTGCCCGAAAGAACGTTAAGGTAGAAAGAGACGTTATATTTGAGAAAGAATGA
- the odhB gene encoding 2-oxoglutarate dehydrogenase complex dihydrolipoyllysine-residue succinyltransferase, whose protein sequence is MVVEIKIPSPGESITEVEIASWLVEDGAAVEKDQEIAEVESDKATLPLLAAEGGKLKILAKPNTPIKVGSVACTIDTEAAGTTPAVKPAAPAPKAEPAATPEKKVEPKVASEPVTSTESKVKISPVARKVMEEEGLSVKDIINGLKRIGKHEVDLAKSGLSQTVNTIISQPLEATREEDRNRMSSLRRKLAQRLVTVKNETAMLTTFNEVDMSQVMELRKTYGKEFLEKFGVKLGFMSFFTKAVVEALKQHPSVNSMIDGEEIVTPRYYDIAIAVQTPKGLMVPVVRNAETLSIADIEHRIAELADRARSGKITLEEMTGGTFTITNGGIYGSMMSTPIINPPQSGILGMHNIVERPMAVNGKVEIRPMMYIALSYDHRVIDGKDSVEFLVNVKQMLENPEQMLLGGRRPDKLLLGL, encoded by the coding sequence ATGGTTGTAGAGATAAAAATTCCCAGTCCAGGCGAAAGCATCACCGAGGTGGAGATTGCCAGCTGGCTCGTTGAGGACGGTGCGGCAGTAGAGAAAGATCAGGAGATTGCGGAGGTGGAGAGCGATAAGGCTACCCTACCCCTTCTTGCTGCAGAAGGTGGAAAACTCAAAATTTTAGCAAAGCCCAATACGCCAATTAAGGTGGGAAGCGTTGCCTGCACCATCGACACTGAGGCAGCCGGAACCACACCCGCAGTGAAGCCTGCTGCACCTGCCCCAAAGGCAGAGCCAGCGGCAACACCCGAGAAAAAAGTAGAGCCAAAAGTTGCCTCGGAGCCGGTAACTAGCACCGAATCCAAGGTTAAAATCTCACCGGTTGCCCGCAAGGTGATGGAGGAGGAAGGCCTTTCTGTAAAAGACATTATTAACGGTTTAAAGCGCATTGGCAAGCACGAGGTAGATCTGGCCAAATCGGGTTTGAGCCAGACAGTAAACACCATTATTTCCCAACCACTGGAAGCCACCCGCGAGGAGGATAGGAACCGAATGAGCTCCCTCCGCCGCAAGCTGGCACAACGGCTGGTGACCGTAAAGAATGAAACAGCCATGCTCACCACCTTCAACGAGGTGGACATGAGCCAGGTGATGGAGCTGCGTAAAACCTACGGTAAGGAGTTTCTGGAGAAGTTTGGCGTGAAGCTGGGCTTTATGTCGTTCTTCACCAAGGCGGTGGTGGAGGCGCTTAAGCAGCACCCTTCCGTAAACTCCATGATTGACGGTGAGGAGATTGTTACCCCTCGATACTACGACATTGCCATTGCCGTTCAAACCCCTAAAGGGCTTATGGTTCCGGTGGTTCGCAATGCCGAAACCCTATCTATTGCCGACATTGAACATCGGATAGCCGAGCTGGCCGACCGCGCCCGTTCGGGAAAAATTACTCTGGAGGAGATGACGGGCGGAACCTTCACCATAACCAACGGAGGCATATACGGCTCCATGATGAGTACCCCCATTATTAACCCACCACAGTCGGGCATTTTGGGTATGCACAACATTGTTGAACGCCCCATGGCGGTGAATGGTAAGGTGGAGATCAGGCCCATGATGTACATTGCCCTCAGCTACGACCACCGCGTTATCGACGGCAAGGACTCGGTGGAATTTCTGGTAAACGTTAAGCAGATGCTGGAAAACCCCGAACAGATGCTGCTGGGCGGACGGCGACCGGATAAGCTGTTGCTGGGTCTTTAG